From Rhododendron vialii isolate Sample 1 chromosome 7a, ASM3025357v1:
AAGAGATTTTGTGAAAACTTGTACGTATAACTtgtttaattaaaaataatttccctCACGATGATCCAAACAAAATAATCTCTTTTGACAAGTGATGGCTTCTCAAACTTTGGCTAATAATACAATTACCATGCATCATCCTGGGCCACCATGAAACTAAAAATACTCCCAACGAccatgcttctctctctctctctctctctctgtctctctctccccgataTTAATACTCCCAGCTATGCTTTACCTACAAACAAGTAACCACACCAAGCGATCCTTTGCTAGCAAAcactagctctctctctctctctctctctctctctctctctgtgacatGGATTCAAGCAAACGAGAGGTAACCCATGAGATACCACCCTACCTAAGAGTATACAAAGACGGAACCGTAGAAAGACTATTTGGCTACGAAATTGCACCAGCAGGCTTTGATCCTCAAACCGGCGTCGTATCGAAAGACACCGTGATCACGCCGGAGACAGGCGTCTCCGCCAGGCTCTACCGCCCTAATCTCGCACCCGATGTTCCAAAACTGCCCCTTGTCATTTACTTCCACGGCGGAGGTTTTTTCTTGTCATCGGCTGCTGACCCGAAGTACCACAACTCTCTCAACATACTAGTCGCCAAAGCCAACGTCGTCCTCGTCTCGGTAAATTACCGAAAAGCCCCTGAGCACCCACTTCCGGCCGCCTATGAAGACTCATGGGCAGCTCTTGAGTGGGTGGCTTCGCATATGTCTGGTGGTGGTAGTGAGGATTGGCTCAGGGGCAAAATCGACTTTTCAAGAGTGTTCTTGGCCGGGGATAGTGCCGGGGCGAACATGTCCCACCACTTTGCAATCCGGATCAGGTCAAACCCGATTGGAGATTTGAAGCTCCACGGGATTATCATGATCCACCCGTACTTTTGGGGCGAAGAGCCGATTGGGGAGGAGAAAAGGGACACGGTTAGGAAATCGATGGTGGACGAGTGGTGGCAGTTCGTTTGCCCGTCGGATAAGGGAAACGATGACCCGCTTATCAACCCGTTTGTGGATGAAGCCCCAAGTCTTTCGGGTTTGGCTTGTGACCGGGTCATTGTTTGTGTTGCCGAGAAGGATATATTGAGGGATAGGGGGAGATT
This genomic window contains:
- the LOC131333062 gene encoding probable carboxylesterase 2; protein product: MDSSKREVTHEIPPYLRVYKDGTVERLFGYEIAPAGFDPQTGVVSKDTVITPETGVSARLYRPNLAPDVPKLPLVIYFHGGGFFLSSAADPKYHNSLNILVAKANVVLVSVNYRKAPEHPLPAAYEDSWAALEWVASHMSGGGSEDWLRGKIDFSRVFLAGDSAGANMSHHFAIRIRSNPIGDLKLHGIIMIHPYFWGEEPIGEEKRDTVRKSMVDEWWQFVCPSDKGNDDPLINPFVDEAPSLSGLACDRVIVCVAEKDILRDRGRLYHESLVKSGWNGKAEIVEIEGVDHVFHIMDPSCEKALYMVNCLARFINQE